The following proteins are co-located in the Maridesulfovibrio sp. genome:
- a CDS encoding SurA N-terminal domain-containing protein: protein MMDILRQNAQSWGIKIAFGIIIAVFIFAFGAGGFNGNTDPVIAYVNDQPVPTQEFMQVYRETAEALRAQNPNVDSDQLQSPEFKKAVLEQLVSQKLLETEAERLGLSVSNSELSYSISQIPAFADKDGKFDMNLYQAFLQSRAMSAATFENDVRNSALIRKLQDYVTLPVKPTEADARALFDSAAEKVQIDYYYVSGAEFVKNIKISEKQIEDFYKANPDKFTIPARSVVKYIAFTPEELSINETVNPEEIEAYFEANKDAFQQEAQVNARHILITVDENAADKDVAAAEKKIKKILAKAKSGQDFGKLAEKYSEGPSSSKGGELGWFGRGAMVKPFEEAAFALKKGEISEPVRTRFGWHLIKIDDIREAGQKDLDQVKDEINALIAQEKAADSITDKLDHAIDLLASGMKLDKVSEELGIAFKRSEKATVENLSRAFGMTESAAQTIIALPKGSSTDMPVAIEGGYILVEKEEDIPPSLSPLKDQKQDIESFLSQQQAMQLAKVKAMAVMSQLSNEKTEANALKSIKKDLKTSEPFGRDGFVPGLGMNPKLAQAALAAKKDQWMAEVFELPGGYIVARVDDRIPPKEEAWAAQKEMVMNAIFQQRANEVFNAFLTELRSKAKVEYVRKDLLN from the coding sequence ATGATGGACATTCTGCGCCAAAATGCCCAGAGCTGGGGTATCAAAATCGCATTCGGTATCATTATCGCAGTTTTTATTTTTGCCTTCGGCGCCGGCGGATTCAACGGCAACACCGATCCGGTAATCGCTTATGTTAACGACCAGCCTGTTCCGACTCAGGAATTCATGCAGGTCTATCGCGAAACCGCTGAAGCATTGCGGGCCCAGAATCCCAATGTAGACTCCGATCAACTGCAGTCCCCTGAATTCAAGAAAGCTGTCCTTGAGCAACTGGTCAGCCAGAAGCTTCTGGAAACGGAAGCAGAAAGACTCGGTCTCTCTGTCTCCAACAGTGAACTTTCCTACAGCATCAGTCAGATTCCCGCATTTGCAGACAAAGACGGCAAATTCGACATGAATCTCTATCAGGCTTTCCTTCAGAGCAGAGCCATGTCCGCAGCTACTTTTGAAAATGATGTGCGCAACAGCGCTCTGATCCGCAAGCTGCAGGACTATGTAACCCTGCCGGTCAAACCCACTGAAGCTGATGCCCGTGCACTTTTTGATTCTGCCGCTGAAAAAGTTCAGATCGATTACTACTATGTATCCGGTGCTGAATTCGTTAAGAATATCAAGATCAGCGAAAAACAGATTGAAGATTTCTACAAGGCTAACCCGGACAAGTTCACCATCCCGGCACGCTCTGTAGTTAAATACATTGCTTTCACTCCGGAAGAACTGTCCATCAACGAGACTGTAAATCCCGAAGAAATCGAGGCTTACTTCGAAGCCAATAAAGATGCTTTCCAGCAGGAAGCTCAGGTAAATGCCCGTCATATCCTGATCACTGTTGATGAAAATGCAGCAGACAAAGATGTTGCTGCTGCTGAAAAGAAAATCAAAAAAATTCTCGCCAAAGCCAAATCCGGTCAGGATTTCGGCAAGCTGGCTGAAAAATACTCCGAAGGTCCCAGCAGTTCCAAAGGCGGAGAACTGGGCTGGTTTGGCCGTGGTGCAATGGTTAAACCTTTCGAAGAAGCAGCATTCGCTCTTAAAAAAGGCGAAATCAGTGAGCCTGTGCGTACCCGTTTCGGTTGGCACCTGATCAAAATTGACGATATCCGCGAAGCCGGTCAGAAAGACCTCGATCAGGTCAAGGATGAAATCAACGCCCTGATCGCTCAGGAAAAAGCTGCTGACTCCATCACTGACAAACTGGACCATGCTATTGACCTGCTTGCTTCCGGCATGAAACTGGACAAAGTTTCTGAAGAACTTGGTATCGCTTTCAAGAGAAGCGAAAAGGCAACAGTCGAAAACCTCTCCCGTGCCTTCGGCATGACAGAGAGTGCAGCCCAGACTATCATCGCTCTGCCCAAAGGTAGCTCCACTGATATGCCTGTTGCCATCGAAGGCGGATACATCCTTGTTGAGAAAGAAGAAGATATTCCCCCGTCTCTGAGCCCGCTTAAAGACCAGAAACAGGACATTGAAAGCTTCCTTTCCCAGCAGCAGGCCATGCAGCTAGCTAAGGTTAAAGCAATGGCTGTCATGAGTCAGCTTTCTAACGAAAAGACTGAAGCGAACGCTCTCAAGTCCATAAAGAAAGATCTCAAAACTTCCGAGCCCTTTGGTCGTGACGGTTTCGTTCCCGGTCTGGGCATGAACCCCAAACTGGCTCAGGCTGCTTTGGCCGCCAAGAAAGACCAGTGGATGGCCGAGGTTTTCGAACTTCCCGGCGGTTACATTGTTGCTCGTGTTGATGACCGTATTCCTCCCAAAGAGGAAGCATGGGCTGCCCAGAAAGAGATGGTTATGAATGCCATCTTCCAGCAGCGCGCCAACGAAGTGTTCAACGCTTTCCTAACCGAACTGCGATCCAAGGCTAAAGTTGAGTACGTCCGCAAGGATCTCCTGAATTAG
- the argJ gene encoding bifunctional glutamate N-acetyltransferase/amino-acid acetyltransferase ArgJ, whose amino-acid sequence MLHIPQGYKFAALEAGFKYSGRNDLALILSDVPAVAAAVFTKNKFQAAPVTVGKEILAESQIVRGAIVNAGLANACTGAEGIEDCRESLVLAAKYLGLNSRDLLPSSTGVIGPRFNMEKWREVAPKLKTALADSDPVKAARAIMTTDKFPKLAWGEIECDGKAVRMLGMCKGAGMISPNMATMLGYVTCDAEVDPIWWQEALRRCIDKSFNCITVDGDTSTNDTVMAFANGASGVKADSSDKQKAIETLLLDICQQLSYMIVQDAEGGTKVMHINVSGAASDEDAELMVRAVGNSPLVKTALFGEDPNWGRIVAAAGRSGAEFDPENLTLSFGKVVVFEKGKPVEGDMDALLEPIMRKQDVEVNITLGDGNGTSMLQASDLTNEYIRINADYRS is encoded by the coding sequence ATGCTTCACATTCCCCAAGGATATAAGTTTGCAGCCCTTGAGGCTGGTTTCAAGTACAGCGGCCGGAACGATCTGGCCCTGATTCTCAGTGATGTACCTGCTGTTGCCGCAGCAGTGTTCACCAAAAATAAATTTCAGGCTGCGCCGGTTACCGTGGGCAAGGAAATTCTTGCTGAATCACAAATTGTCCGCGGAGCCATAGTGAATGCAGGACTGGCAAATGCCTGCACCGGAGCGGAAGGGATAGAAGATTGCCGTGAAAGTCTTGTACTGGCGGCAAAATACCTTGGACTTAACTCACGCGACCTGCTCCCTTCATCAACAGGGGTCATCGGACCGCGCTTCAATATGGAAAAATGGCGTGAAGTAGCACCCAAACTCAAAACAGCTCTTGCTGACAGTGATCCTGTAAAAGCAGCCAGAGCAATCATGACCACTGACAAATTTCCCAAGCTGGCTTGGGGTGAGATTGAATGCGACGGCAAAGCGGTACGCATGCTCGGCATGTGCAAAGGTGCCGGCATGATCTCCCCGAACATGGCAACCATGCTCGGTTACGTAACCTGTGATGCTGAAGTTGACCCTATATGGTGGCAGGAGGCCCTGCGCCGCTGCATTGACAAGAGCTTCAACTGCATTACCGTTGACGGTGATACCAGCACCAACGATACCGTTATGGCTTTTGCCAACGGTGCGTCCGGGGTCAAAGCTGACAGTAGTGACAAACAGAAAGCTATTGAAACCCTGCTCCTCGATATATGTCAGCAGCTATCTTATATGATAGTACAGGACGCAGAGGGCGGCACCAAGGTCATGCATATTAACGTCAGCGGAGCTGCTTCAGATGAAGATGCAGAACTCATGGTTCGTGCAGTCGGGAACTCGCCGCTGGTTAAAACCGCACTTTTCGGAGAAGACCCAAACTGGGGTCGTATTGTAGCGGCAGCCGGAAGAAGCGGTGCAGAGTTTGACCCTGAAAACCTGACCCTGAGCTTCGGAAAAGTTGTTGTTTTTGAGAAAGGGAAACCGGTTGAAGGAGATATGGACGCTCTGTTGGAACCGATTATGCGCAAGCAGGATGTTGAAGTTAACATCACTCTCGGTGACGGCAACGGAACCTCCATGCTGCAGGCTTCAGATCTGACCAATGAATATATCCGCATTAACGCTGATTACAGATCATAA
- a CDS encoding HD domain-containing protein encodes MMKNLENRDRMTRLADFLFEVGMLRKTPRTGYQFLGTGSESVADHSYRVAVLGYVLADMAGADMARTVFMCLFHDLHEARTGDFNYVNRIYNRSYRDKSLRHTLAGTGLEDKIFPHWEELEECETLESKLAQDADQLDFILNLKEELDMGNPYAGKWLESALKRLRTEEGQQLADKIAETDHKDWWYLGPPPSWWENKNGLDD; translated from the coding sequence ATGATGAAAAATCTTGAAAACCGCGACAGAATGACCAGACTTGCCGACTTCCTTTTTGAAGTCGGCATGCTGCGCAAGACCCCGCGTACAGGTTACCAGTTTCTGGGAACAGGTTCGGAATCCGTTGCAGACCACTCCTACCGGGTGGCGGTTCTGGGATACGTGCTTGCTGACATGGCCGGGGCAGACATGGCCCGCACAGTCTTCATGTGCCTTTTCCATGACCTTCATGAAGCACGCACCGGGGATTTCAACTACGTCAACCGCATCTACAACCGCAGCTACCGGGACAAGTCGCTGCGTCACACCCTTGCCGGTACAGGGCTTGAAGATAAGATTTTTCCCCATTGGGAAGAACTTGAAGAATGTGAAACCCTTGAATCTAAACTGGCGCAGGATGCTGACCAGCTGGATTTTATCCTTAACCTCAAAGAGGAACTGGATATGGGTAATCCTTACGCCGGCAAATGGCTGGAATCTGCACTAAAAAGATTGCGTACTGAAGAAGGCCAGCAACTGGCCGATAAGATAGCTGAGACCGACCATAAAGACTGGTGGTATCTCGGTCCTCCGCCAAGCTGGTGGGAAAATAAAAACGGTCTCGATGACTAA
- a CDS encoding ABC transporter permease: MSRTETENKILLPLNLVGKYTINLLNEAGAMFIFLMDGLLHIFSSLGIFNKSVKELYFIGVKSITVISLIGLFTGMVVGLQTQYALSKFGSEGFLGAAVALSLVRELGPVLTAIMLTGRAGSSMTAEIGVMRISEQIDALELMDINPINYLVSPKLVASLISFPILTALFDLIGIAGGYMSGVMLMGGNAGVYWHRVHTALGWDDISAGFNKSLVFAVLVCTVCCFQGYFTHHRKDGKGPEGVSQATTTAVVMSCVLVLVADYIITSLLL; encoded by the coding sequence ATGTCTCGAACTGAAACTGAAAACAAAATACTCCTGCCGTTAAATCTGGTTGGGAAATACACCATTAATCTCCTTAATGAAGCGGGAGCAATGTTCATTTTCCTCATGGACGGCCTGCTTCATATTTTCAGTTCACTTGGAATTTTCAATAAATCAGTAAAGGAACTCTACTTCATCGGAGTAAAATCCATTACTGTCATATCCCTGATCGGACTTTTTACCGGCATGGTTGTGGGGCTCCAGACTCAATACGCCTTATCTAAATTCGGTTCCGAAGGATTTCTCGGAGCAGCCGTGGCCCTTTCATTGGTCCGCGAACTTGGCCCGGTACTTACCGCCATAATGCTCACCGGACGGGCAGGGTCCTCCATGACGGCTGAAATCGGGGTCATGCGCATCTCGGAGCAGATTGATGCCCTCGAACTCATGGACATCAACCCCATTAACTATCTGGTCAGCCCGAAACTGGTAGCTTCACTTATATCCTTCCCGATCCTCACAGCCCTCTTCGACCTTATCGGTATTGCCGGGGGCTATATGAGCGGAGTCATGCTTATGGGCGGCAATGCAGGCGTATATTGGCACCGGGTGCACACTGCCTTGGGCTGGGATGATATTTCCGCAGGATTCAATAAATCACTTGTCTTCGCTGTTCTGGTCTGCACCGTATGCTGCTTTCAGGGTTATTTCACCCACCACCGCAAAGACGGTAAGGGTCCTGAAGGCGTAAGCCAGGCAACAACAACCGCAGTAGTTATGTCCTGTGTGCTGGTCCTTGTGGCCGACTACATCATAACTTCCTTACTTCTATAG
- a CDS encoding ATP-binding cassette domain-containing protein, with the protein MSTKAPDIRIENLTIGYGDKPVVSDINATLPGGGISVILGRSGCGKSTLLKNILKLNIPMDGAVYLGRHNIYKLKRKAFRCLKQRIGVLFQDGALLGALTLFDNVALPLREHTRLKQDQIHEVVKAKLSLVGLENFMDYYPNELSGGMRKRAGLARAMVMDPDILFCDEPTSGLDPINSAELDGLLLELKERFDMTIVVVSHDLASMQKIADYVVVLGEGKTLFKGQKDELLATEEPYLRQFLDRESEEREAPRLTMAPLDPSVMKMDCAKYIGDLNSN; encoded by the coding sequence ATGAGTACCAAAGCACCGGACATTAGAATTGAGAACCTGACTATCGGATACGGCGATAAGCCTGTGGTTTCCGATATCAACGCGACCCTTCCCGGCGGTGGAATCTCCGTCATTCTCGGACGCTCAGGCTGCGGTAAATCGACCCTGCTTAAAAACATCCTCAAACTCAACATCCCTATGGACGGAGCCGTCTATCTGGGCAGGCACAATATTTATAAACTCAAACGGAAGGCCTTCCGCTGTCTGAAGCAACGCATCGGCGTTCTTTTTCAGGACGGAGCCCTGCTGGGTGCCCTCACCCTGTTTGATAACGTAGCCCTACCGTTACGTGAGCATACCCGGCTCAAACAAGACCAAATCCACGAAGTGGTTAAAGCCAAGCTTAGCCTCGTGGGTCTTGAAAATTTTATGGATTACTACCCCAATGAACTCTCAGGGGGCATGCGCAAAAGGGCCGGATTGGCCCGCGCCATGGTCATGGACCCAGATATCCTGTTCTGCGACGAACCCACATCAGGACTCGACCCCATCAACTCGGCCGAGCTTGACGGTTTGCTCCTTGAACTAAAGGAAAGGTTCGATATGACCATTGTGGTGGTCAGCCATGATCTGGCCAGCATGCAAAAAATAGCCGATTACGTTGTCGTACTCGGTGAAGGTAAAACCCTTTTCAAGGGTCAGAAGGATGAACTTCTGGCAACGGAAGAACCTTATCTGCGTCAATTTCTGGATCGTGAAAGTGAAGAACGTGAGGCTCCTCGCCTGACCATGGCTCCCCTTGATCCCTCAGTTATGAAAATGGACTGCGCCAAATATATTGGCGACTTGAACAGCAATTAA
- the mlaD gene encoding outer membrane lipid asymmetry maintenance protein MlaD, translated as MKKYPKETAVGIFVFIGLLCIVYMSIKLGDVHMFSDDHYQVTASFNDVTGLRVNSPVEMMGVPIGYVSKINLDIEKQKAVLTLNLEKRIELTDDAIASVKTSGLIGDKYIKITPGGVGDPIEPGGVIIETESAIDIEDLISKYVFGKV; from the coding sequence ATGAAAAAATATCCTAAAGAAACAGCCGTCGGCATATTTGTTTTTATCGGTCTGCTCTGCATTGTCTACATGAGTATAAAACTTGGCGATGTGCATATGTTCTCAGACGACCATTACCAGGTTACTGCCAGTTTTAACGACGTGACCGGACTCCGGGTTAACTCTCCCGTTGAAATGATGGGTGTTCCCATCGGTTATGTGAGTAAAATTAATCTCGACATAGAGAAACAGAAGGCAGTACTCACTTTGAACCTTGAAAAACGCATCGAACTGACCGACGATGCCATTGCTTCGGTTAAGACCAGCGGTTTAATCGGGGATAAATATATCAAAATAACCCCCGGAGGCGTTGGAGACCCCATTGAACCCGGCGGAGTTATAATTGAAACCGAGTCTGCAATTGATATTGAAGACTTGATCAGCAAGTATGTTTTTGGCAAAGTCTAA
- a CDS encoding ABC transporter substrate-binding protein: MKRTLSIFIIVLLLSLSAGAAFAAENSPMVRLRSGIQGVIAILNDPELKGNPAKQEEMALKIRETIKDFFNFEELSKRSIGRPWLNFTPEEKERFVSLFTNLLEQTYLGRVGEYSGEKVAFDKETIIKEKYAQVDTRLLTDKQDIPVFYRMKLTDGEWDVYDVKIEGVSLVKNYRTQFTGILDTTNDQTFEASKKKLFKRLEAKCAELKANPKATTENGIK, encoded by the coding sequence ATGAAAAGAACATTATCCATATTCATTATTGTACTGCTCCTCAGCCTTTCAGCGGGAGCGGCCTTCGCGGCTGAAAACTCCCCCATGGTCCGGCTGCGTTCCGGGATTCAGGGTGTCATAGCAATTCTCAATGACCCTGAACTTAAGGGCAACCCTGCCAAGCAGGAGGAGATGGCTCTCAAAATCCGCGAAACCATAAAGGATTTTTTTAACTTCGAAGAACTCTCCAAACGATCAATCGGTCGTCCTTGGCTCAATTTCACTCCCGAAGAGAAAGAACGCTTCGTATCCCTTTTCACCAACCTGCTTGAGCAGACCTACCTTGGTCGTGTCGGTGAATATTCCGGTGAAAAAGTCGCATTTGACAAAGAGACTATTATTAAGGAAAAATATGCTCAAGTTGACACTCGTTTACTAACTGACAAACAGGATATTCCTGTTTTCTACCGCATGAAGCTCACCGACGGTGAGTGGGATGTCTATGATGTCAAAATTGAAGGCGTAAGTCTGGTCAAGAACTATCGTACCCAGTTTACCGGAATTCTTGACACGACTAACGATCAGACCTTCGAAGCCAGCAAGAAAAAACTGTTCAAGCGCCTCGAAGCCAAATGTGCTGAACTTAAAGCGAACCCTAAAGCCACAACTGAAAACGGCATTAAATAA
- a CDS encoding VacJ family lipoprotein — MTRNYSTTILAFVVLTMILLTFPSQVRSADIQESIMVAQVGSGVIGAVKNNPEKYAEDEFSEDMWGDSEQHEEAYASDPWQGYNRAMFKFNDYLYFNIMKPVTKGYMWVVPLKPRTWTNNFFQNMLYPVRLTSCLLQGKFYTAGAETSKFVANSIFGLGGLGNVVGDAQSTMPLYLGNEDMGQTFGVWGIPNGPYFVLPFFGPSTIRDSVGLGIDTFVLNPFWWFGIPWYYSASAGAYNQINKLSFHIGEYESLKEGSIDPYLALRDAYLSYRAKQVRDAKIDPNKPKPQMTTNPDAAPEK, encoded by the coding sequence ATGACCAGGAACTATTCCACAACAATACTTGCCTTTGTGGTTCTGACCATGATCCTTTTGACTTTTCCGTCACAGGTAAGATCAGCGGACATCCAAGAATCCATAATGGTGGCTCAAGTCGGCTCCGGTGTGATCGGTGCCGTAAAAAATAATCCTGAGAAATATGCTGAAGATGAATTCAGCGAAGATATGTGGGGTGATTCCGAGCAACACGAAGAAGCATATGCTTCTGATCCGTGGCAGGGTTATAACCGTGCGATGTTCAAGTTCAACGACTACCTGTACTTCAACATCATGAAACCCGTTACCAAGGGCTACATGTGGGTGGTCCCGCTCAAACCCAGAACATGGACCAACAACTTTTTCCAGAACATGCTTTACCCCGTACGCCTGACCAGCTGTCTGCTGCAGGGTAAATTCTATACTGCCGGAGCTGAAACATCCAAATTTGTAGCCAACTCCATTTTCGGACTGGGCGGACTTGGTAATGTTGTAGGCGATGCACAATCAACCATGCCTCTCTATCTCGGCAACGAAGATATGGGACAGACCTTCGGTGTCTGGGGTATTCCCAACGGCCCTTACTTCGTACTGCCATTCTTCGGTCCTTCCACAATTCGTGATTCAGTGGGTCTTGGAATCGATACCTTCGTGCTCAACCCGTTCTGGTGGTTCGGCATTCCCTGGTACTACTCTGCATCTGCAGGAGCATACAACCAGATCAACAAGCTTTCATTCCACATCGGGGAATACGAATCCCTCAAGGAAGGCTCTATTGACCCCTATCTCGCTCTAAGGGATGCTTACTTGAGTTACCGGGCCAAACAGGTCAGGGACGCCAAGATCGACCCCAACAAGCCTAAACCGCAGATGACCACCAACCCGGATGCAGCCCCCGAAAAGTAA
- a CDS encoding YfcE family phosphodiesterase: MKIAVISDTHLREPDKRLTEVFNKYLANADLLLHCGDLTTFSMWQFFCQHPNFHAALGNCDEWTLSDYLQPLESVNFHGLRIGIAHGWGSRSQVSLNVAQSFGPDYDLVCYGHTHIQDWSIVSGVQMINPGSLTSPRDERPPCVAIVEVDEEQNMDCSFIPVD; the protein is encoded by the coding sequence GTGAAAATCGCAGTTATATCTGACACCCACCTCCGTGAGCCTGACAAAAGGCTCACGGAGGTTTTTAATAAGTATCTCGCAAATGCGGATCTACTCCTGCATTGCGGTGACCTGACCACTTTTTCCATGTGGCAGTTTTTCTGCCAGCATCCAAATTTCCACGCAGCCTTGGGCAATTGTGATGAATGGACCCTTTCGGACTACCTCCAGCCGCTTGAATCCGTTAACTTCCATGGATTAAGAATCGGCATCGCCCACGGCTGGGGATCACGTTCACAGGTTTCACTCAATGTGGCCCAATCCTTCGGGCCGGATTATGATCTGGTCTGCTACGGACACACCCATATTCAGGACTGGTCCATTGTCAGCGGAGTACAGATGATTAATCCCGGCAGCTTGACCTCACCAAGAGATGAACGGCCACCCTGCGTTGCTATCGTGGAAGTCGACGAAGAGCAGAACATGGATTGCTCGTTCATACCAGTTGATTAA
- a CDS encoding MarC family protein, giving the protein MLALFFQTYLKLFFVLTPFFAISAFLSLTQEMTPAERKKTAVKVTVAVIVSSVILYLYGRYIFDLFGITLDAFRIGAGAVLFLSALNMVNGGGKKFDAGNEDDDIAVVPLAIPVVVGPGTIGALLVMGSGVQGYKDMFLACSALVAAVLTVGILLFVSSSLKRLLGRRGLNIMSRLTGLVVASIAAQIFFTGVRNFMLN; this is encoded by the coding sequence ATGCTCGCATTATTCTTTCAAACTTATTTAAAGCTGTTTTTTGTTCTGACCCCTTTTTTTGCTATCTCCGCATTTTTGTCCCTGACTCAGGAGATGACTCCAGCAGAGCGGAAAAAAACGGCTGTGAAGGTAACTGTGGCTGTTATTGTCAGCTCTGTGATCCTTTATCTCTACGGCAGGTATATCTTTGACCTGTTTGGTATCACTCTTGATGCTTTCCGCATCGGTGCCGGAGCGGTTCTATTTCTCTCTGCACTGAATATGGTTAACGGCGGAGGCAAGAAATTCGATGCCGGTAACGAAGATGATGACATTGCGGTTGTGCCTCTGGCTATTCCTGTCGTGGTCGGTCCCGGGACAATTGGTGCCTTGCTGGTCATGGGTTCGGGCGTGCAGGGATATAAAGATATGTTTTTAGCCTGTAGCGCGCTTGTTGCCGCTGTATTAACGGTAGGAATTCTGTTATTTGTCTCCTCAAGCCTCAAACGTCTCCTTGGGAGGAGAGGTCTGAACATCATGAGCCGTTTGACCGGGCTGGTTGTCGCGTCCATCGCTGCCCAGATATTCTTTACCGGGGTACGCAATTTCATGCTGAACTAG
- a CDS encoding methyl-accepting chemotaxis protein, with protein sequence MLKNMKLAMKLGLSFGLMIILTIAMAYVGHNGMQGIEDRVDKADDVNRMVRTILETRMSEKNYILRSDNAYLQKHKELISTLREQIKTTNQKFSQKINHDQMTGLGQAIDKYETAFARYVGLVTKRAETMNLMRKDARIALSELEKVRSEQKKQLETILAETKRKIESGILRSQFQTIGSVYNAGQQDITDKLAKADDANRAIKWFINVRKNEKEYIISSDPKYLELVKTDIINIENLTDNLKQRFKNPANIAQVATVLKAISSYYTHFQSYTELMAQQVGAEKVMVESARAADAECRAARADQKSKMIGQIETSTTILFSGALIALFIGILTAFVLTKAITGPIQMGVRFAQRMAQGDFTRTLDINQKDEVGVLAAALNNMVNRLSIVVGEVGSASENVASGSEELSATAESLSQASTEQAANVEEVSSSMEQMTANIRQNAENAQQTESIAVQSAQQAEKSGQAVTQAVDAMKNIAEKISIIEEIARQTNLLALNAAIEAARAGEHGKGFAVVAAEVRKLAERSGEAAREIGELSSGTVDVAEKAGEMLAQLVPDIKRTADLVQEITAGSSEQLSGAEQINKAVQQLDQVTQQNASASEEMASTSEELSSQAEELQQTMGFFRVNNHNRNASHALPAASHEKHTPHPDNDAPSGLALDMDSSFSEDEFEKF encoded by the coding sequence ATGTTGAAAAACATGAAACTGGCAATGAAACTTGGATTGAGCTTCGGGCTCATGATCATATTAACGATTGCTATGGCCTATGTCGGTCATAACGGCATGCAGGGAATTGAGGACAGGGTCGATAAGGCTGACGACGTCAACCGCATGGTTCGCACTATCCTTGAAACCCGCATGAGTGAAAAAAACTACATCCTGCGTTCAGACAACGCCTACCTGCAAAAACACAAGGAATTGATAAGTACTTTACGGGAACAGATAAAAACCACAAATCAAAAATTTTCACAAAAAATAAACCATGACCAAATGACTGGACTGGGGCAGGCTATTGATAAATATGAAACAGCCTTTGCCCGCTATGTTGGATTGGTAACTAAAAGAGCCGAGACAATGAATTTGATGCGCAAAGATGCACGCATTGCCCTCTCTGAGCTTGAAAAAGTTCGTTCTGAACAGAAAAAACAGCTTGAAACCATACTTGCTGAGACAAAACGCAAGATAGAAAGCGGCATACTCAGATCGCAATTCCAGACTATCGGCTCGGTCTACAATGCCGGACAACAGGATATTACCGACAAGCTTGCCAAAGCAGATGACGCCAACCGAGCCATTAAATGGTTCATCAACGTCCGGAAGAACGAGAAAGAATACATAATTTCATCCGATCCCAAATATCTTGAATTGGTCAAAACCGATATCATCAATATTGAGAACCTGACCGACAACCTGAAACAGAGGTTCAAGAATCCTGCGAACATAGCTCAGGTTGCAACAGTACTCAAAGCCATTTCAAGTTATTACACTCACTTTCAAAGCTATACAGAGCTGATGGCGCAGCAGGTTGGTGCTGAAAAAGTAATGGTTGAATCTGCAAGAGCAGCTGACGCAGAGTGCCGTGCAGCAAGGGCAGACCAGAAATCCAAAATGATCGGACAGATAGAGACCTCGACTACGATCCTCTTCAGCGGAGCTCTGATCGCACTATTCATTGGAATACTGACCGCTTTTGTTTTGACCAAAGCCATTACCGGACCTATCCAGATGGGTGTACGTTTTGCACAGCGTATGGCTCAAGGCGACTTCACACGTACTTTAGACATCAACCAGAAAGATGAAGTAGGTGTCCTCGCTGCCGCCTTAAACAATATGGTAAACCGTCTTTCCATTGTTGTCGGAGAAGTGGGCAGTGCCAGTGAAAACGTAGCCTCCGGCAGTGAAGAACTCTCGGCAACGGCGGAATCCCTGTCTCAAGCCTCTACAGAGCAGGCAGCTAATGTGGAAGAGGTTTCCTCATCTATGGAACAAATGACCGCCAACATCAGGCAAAATGCTGAAAATGCCCAGCAGACTGAAAGCATTGCCGTGCAGTCTGCACAGCAGGCCGAAAAGAGCGGACAAGCTGTAACTCAAGCTGTAGATGCCATGAAGAATATTGCGGAGAAGATTTCCATCATTGAAGAAATCGCCCGCCAGACCAACCTGCTGGCCTTGAACGCAGCAATCGAAGCAGCACGTGCCGGAGAGCATGGTAAAGGGTTTGCTGTTGTTGCCGCAGAAGTAAGGAAGCTTGCCGAACGAAGCGGTGAAGCCGCACGTGAAATCGGAGAACTCTCCTCCGGAACAGTTGATGTAGCGGAAAAAGCCGGAGAAATGCTGGCTCAACTGGTCCCTGATATCAAGCGGACCGCCGATCTGGTTCAGGAAATAACCGCCGGCAGCAGCGAACAGCTTAGCGGCGCTGAGCAAATCAACAAAGCTGTCCAGCAGCTTGATCAGGTTACCCAGCAAAATGCCTCGGCATCCGAAGAAATGGCCTCCACTTCCGAAGAACTGTCCAGTCAGGCAGAAGAACTGCAGCAGACTATGGGCTTCTTCAGAGTTAACAACCACAACCGCAATGCTTCTCATGCCTTGCCTGCCGCCTCTCACGAAAAACATACTCCACATCCGGACAATGATGCCCCGTCCGGGCTGGCACTGGATATGGACAGCAGTTTCTCTGAAGATGAATTTGAAAAATTCTAA